The following DNA comes from Meles meles chromosome 8, mMelMel3.1 paternal haplotype, whole genome shotgun sequence.
ataataatttttaaaaagacttcataGATGATACTGTGTACTTTAGATCACTTCTCAACAAAAGTCACTTAATACCAGTATGTCCCATTACTAATATGCTAACTTGGATCACTTGAAGAAGATGCTAGACCTCTCTAAATGAACTCATAACgatatgtttttttccccttgcaaTGAGTAGGTAATCTACACTGATATTTTGGCACCATGCAAATATTCTGACCCCAACCATCTTGTACCTAGTAGTTTAAGCAGTTATTGGTAATTATTCCTGGAATCAGTTATTATATGTAGGGCCACAAGATGGTGATTTTCTAAATCTTCCTTCTACATTTGTTAGCTGGCATTCTTTGATAAagaagaatttctctctctctctctctctctcacacacacacacacacacacacacacacacacacagagttccctCCTCCTTATACTATTATGGACACATGACATTTTACTCATTCTGTTATAACTCAACATGTTATCAACTTTACAATTAttatccttttattctttctgatgctcAAATTGTCTCAAATTTGATGAGTAGGAGCCCCCTACCAGTTGACCTTTGTCAACtcatttcattaatattattattaatattaatgaaatattactatttcattaatattaatatatgaaacttcatttttcattaattgatgagaattaattttcatttatattaatgaaatattaatatttcattaatattaatattaatatatgaaaCTTCATTTCATTAGTATTGGAGCAATTCCTTTCTAACATAATAATAGCATGTTCCAGACCTACTTTGTACTTTCTCTGCCCTGGTGGAATCAGCcatttatttctccaagaagcccAGGTTCTTTGTAATGGAAAATATTAAgtagaaaccaagatctgaatTCAAGTAATTCTCATTACCAAAGGAGTTTTCATTGCTTCTCAGTATTTTTAGTGAATAACTATccatatatttacacatacatacatatatctaaaaattatgaatttgtaTTGGTATTTCCAACTCATATTTAACAATTCAAATTTTTCTTAGTTTGTTTTGCACCtgcatctttttttcttacatagaAGATCTTAGTtcccaataaataaaagtaatatactTTCTTATCCTATAATAGgttcaaaattataaaacaaacttTATTAGGAATAATGAACCTATTGCGTGAAATTTgatatttctttgcatttctctcaGTCTCCAGAAGATAGCCCTCTAACAGTGTACTGTCGAAAAAACTatgtgcaaaaacaaaaacaaaaacaagcaaacaactaTGTGCAAAAGTGACTAGAAAAATTCACAACTCTATGtggttatattattattttcaaataaactgGGCTCATCTGCTTCTGTTTGCCATCTTTGTGAGGGTCAGAGTTAACCTAACCCTTATCCTAACTCTACTCCTAAACTTACtctatgtttctttgtttttgtaaccTTTTTTTTCATAGCTATCTTGTGAGGTCTGGGGATTAAAATAAACCTAAACCTGACCCTACACCTTATCCTAATTGTCTTTTTTAATTGCTATCTTTGTAAGCTTTGGGAGACCAGACCAAAGTGCCTTGACAGCCCGGCATGCACCATCTGTTTCATGCTGTTCCTCTGCCACAATGCCCATCTTCCTCCCCACTTAGCTAACTGCTACTCTTTACTCAATTCTCAAATGCCAGCCTCTTCAAGAAGCCTTCCCATACCCCTTACTCCTATCTTTCCTCTTGGAGTCCAGCCACACTCTGTGTTTAATGTCAGTGTACTTggcacattttaaagaaattatattcatAGTTTGGAGGGAACGGAGAGCTAGGTCCTAACACTTCTAGGTGTGCCCTCAACCCAGTAGGGATCACAGGATCAGACTGTTGTTGCTCCCTCACACTGTGGCTCTCTGGGCTACATTTAATGAACAGAGAGGCAAAGGAAACGAATTCTTGGATAGAGCCTATCATGCCCATACATTATGCTAGGCcccacacatttattatctcattaatCCTCAGTGAAATGACACAAAtgtatcatttatattttccagGAGAAATAACTGAGCCTTAGCACGTATTTTGCTATGGTCATAGTCAATAATGGAAAGAACCAGGATTTAAACCTTGAGTCATACTACTTCCACATAGCACCGGCCAAGGTGACGACTATACGTCAGTAACATACCAGGCCCAGGTTGGGTTCTAGGcatcagtgttttttaaaagctccaCAGATGATTCCAACGTATAGCCAGAGTTCAAAATCACTCTTTCCTAGGAGATCTCTAAGATCTAAGTTTTAGGATTCCAGGTACTTCTAGATTCCTCTAGTTCTTTGCAATTGCAATAATCTCCCTTCTTGTTCCCGGACTGTACTCTCTCCCCACTGCATTTCATCCTCCACATGCCTCCACTGATAATTACATTACTCCTCTGCTCCATAGCCCTTGGGTGACTTCTTATTTGAGAATATGATGTAAATTATGAAGCCTTTTACACATAAAAGTGAGCATGTATGAGAACTCCTATATATTAGTTGGGAGATTTGTGGACCCAGTTGAAAATTCCATCTCCTACAAAATACATTCCAAATGCTTTAACACGGCAATTATGAATCTCAAAACTCTGGCTCCAGCCTATCTTACCAATCGTCTCCTGCTTGCTGTCTTTCATGCTCCCAATCATACACACACCCTACTCTCCAACCACACTGTACTCCTTGTCATTATTTGGTATGACTACATTTTCAAACTTCTGGATTCTTGCATCATGCTATTCCTTTGACTggaatgttctatttcttcttccatACTAGATGAGCTACTGCTGTGTTCCAGCCATAGTGGTCTTTTATTCATCAAACACACTGAGTTCATTCAACTTTGGGCTCTTGAACATCCTGTTCTCTTTACTTGGAATGCTTTTGCCTTAGATCTTCAATGACTGGCTACTTTTTATCATTTAGGTCTCAGCTTAAGTATCACCTCTCCACTTTCTCTCATCATCCTAGTCGAAGCATCCATCTCATATTCCCCACCCCGACCGGTTTAATCTTTAccctgttttaatttcttcttaataTTTATCACCCTCTaaaatttctgactttttttttctttttaggagagATGAAGAGGGTCAGGGGatggtgcagaaggagagggagagagagaatcctaagcaggctccatgcctggcaTGGAGCAATCtcaaaactctgagatcatgacctgagcagaaatcaagagttagacacttaactgagccaccaaggcatcctggccttttttttttttttttttttttttttttgtagtatatCCTTCCATTAGCATATAGGCCCCTTAAAAGTAAGGACTCTGTCTTCTTTGTACCATGACCttagcacttagaacagtgtttggcacatagttggggctcaataaatatttgttgaacaaacaTATTAACCCTCCATACCATCACCTCTGTGAATCCCCAGTGATTTCCTCTTACCTTTATCAAAATACGTCTGTCCTGGAAATTGAAACTTTACTGTATGTCTCTGTATTTTTAGTTCCCAATGTGGTCTATTGTATTCAGTATTTCTTTCCCCTGATATTACAAAATTTTCATCTTCTGAAGCATGTGCTCAAGAATAAGAAATGTAACTAAAAGTTTAAGGCAAAAGTCAAGGATGATATGTGTTTGAATAGAGAtgttttcaaagtaaaataaacattataaaattCTGAATGTGTGCAGTCAAAATGTTTTATCAGTAGTATCCATGACCTTGATTGgtaatttattgtatttttcaaaaatgaatggAATAACTTTTTCTTCTTAACTAACAGTCCAGCTGATGCTACCTACTGCCAGAAATAAGTAGGAATTTAAAATAGATGCAAACTCATACTATAATATATTACATGACTCTGTCATTTATCAGCTATGTGAATTTGGGCAAGTAATTCAGTTTCACTAAATTTCAGTCTCCTCCTATAAAATGAGAGCTGAATAAAATTGTTAAATGAAGTTGTCATGATCGACTGAGATAAGATGCTCAAAAAATGTTTCCTCTCTATCACATTCAACAGATTGGAAAGCAAATCTATATCCCTCCACTGCTCCcctccttaaaaatttttttattttgaagagcaCAGagaaatcaggtttttttttaatctttgtcctGAAGTGTATATTGTCATGTGTGTATATTCGGTGTCCTCATTTACTCCTTCCATCCTgttgcttctccatcctttcttttttttttttttaatattttatttatttaacagagagaaatcacaactaggcagagaggcaggcagagagagaggaggaagcaggctccctgcggagcagagagcctgacgtggggctcgatcccaggaccctgagatcatgacctgagccgaaggcagtggcttaatccactgagccacccaggtgcccctccatcctttctttattcattaaatattgaTTGAGCATGAACTCTGTGCTAGGCACAGAAAGCATAACATGATGACTAAGACaggcagagatcctgcttccgGGGAGCTCAGTCCAGTATGGAGCAGTGCAATGAGAACCTTGACAAGGGAAGTATAAAGAGGTATAAAAACATGCCTAGGGACACAATCTAGTCATCAAATCTGCCTAATAAAGAGACATTCAATCTGAGACTTGAAGGATAAGTAAGAGCTAagtaaagaaggggaaaaaagacacagGTAAAGAAAGCATCATGGTCAAAGCCTTGGATATGAAAGAAAGAGTATCAAAGAACAGAAGAAATCTGAGAAGGTAGGAAGAAAGACACACTGATCAAAGGCTAGCCATGTCAGCAGGGGACAGATCACAGGGGGCGTTAGAGGCCATGCAATAGAGGCAGTCATTGAAGAATTTTAAGGAAGGAAGTGATATGATTAGATCTGTATTTTTGTAAGATAATTCTGGCTGCACTGTAAGAGGATTAGAGAGGAGTAAGACTAGAGGCAGGAATAAAAATTAGGTGACTGTTTTAATACTTACTTGTTACCTTATTTTTCCGTCCCCCAACAGATATTTGGATTAACTCATGCCTTCCAGAAATTATCACCACCAACGATCCCATATTCAATAGTGAAGAGGCAACATACACAACAGAAACTGTCAGTGACAGTGCATACTCAGCTTCAGCTACTGATGTGCCTTACTCTGCTACACCTACTCTTGCTCCTACTTCTGCTCGGGCTTCTACTTCTCCTAAACGGAGAAGAAAATTGATTTGTGTAACGGAAGGTTTTGTGGAAACTAGCACCGTATCTACAGCAATAGAAACTGAGTCATATATCGAAAATAAAGCAGCATTCAAGAATGGGGCCACTGGGTTTGGAGGTAAAAGCTTTCTATGTTTGcactgcatgtgtgtgtttgtgtgtttatgtatgaCAGACAGTACATAAAAACGATGTTGTCTCCAGAGTAGGCACTCAGGACCTGCCAAATACAAGTAAAACCTTAATGCAAACTCAATTTTCATAAAGTTGTAGAACTTGAGGGCTCTAAAAAACATTAATGATTAAACAAAAAATCGTGAGTATAAAATAgtttcacttttttgttgttcacatataatgtattatttgccccagaggtacaagtctgtgaaacatcaggcttacacatttcacaccactcaccacagcacataccctccccagtgtccataacccagccaccctatccctacacccccaccccccgaagcaaccctcagtttgcttcctgagattaagagtctcttatggtttgtctctctcccgatcccttcttgtttcattttttccttctctaccccccacaaccccttcaccctgcctctcaaattcttcatatcagagagatcgtatgataattgtctttctctgattgactcatttctctcagcataatatcctctagttccatccacgtcattgcaaatggcaagatctcatttcttttgatggctgcatagtatgaAATAGCTTCACCTTTAAAAACtcaaagccttttaaaaataaatcactatcTATTAATACatcaaagttcttttaaaaatgtataccttAAATGCCTATGATTTAAATGTTTGTCTTATTTAAAAGGAAAGGTTTACACTCAGTTAGCTCCAACATATCATCTTAAGGCCACAGAGAGGAAATGGACTCCGTCATATTGCAATTTATAGAATAGAGAGAGGATGCAAGGAAAGGCCAAGGATTTCTATAGGCAAGAAGCAAGGAAGCAGATGTGAGCCCAACATTCTAAGTAGCCCCTCTGTGGTCACAGAGAAGGATTTTCTCCTGCATTATCTGTTGTCTGGATCTGTATAAAGAATCATTAGAAgagcaacacaaagaaatggaaaaacattccatgctcatggactggaagaacaggtattgtgaaaatgtctatgccacctagagcaatctatacatttagagcaatccctatcaaaataccatcaactttattcacagaaatggaacaaataatcctaaaatttgtatggaaccagaaaagaccctgaatagtcagaggaatgttgaaaaacaaaaccaaagctggtggcttCATTACCCTGgacttgaagctctattacaaagctgtcatcatcaagtcagcatggtactggcacatagTTCaatgacacatagatcaatgacacagacacatagatcaatggaacagaatagagagcccagaaatgggccctcaactctatggtcaactcatctttgacaaagcaggaaagaatgtccaatggaaaaaagacagtctcttcaataaatggtgttgagaaaattggacaaccacatgcagaagaatgaaactggaccatttccttatatcacaaacaaaaatagactcaaaatggatgaaagacctaaatgtgtgacaggaatccatcaaaatcctcaaaTCCTTAAGgaagaggcagcaacctctttgacctcagccgcagcaacttcttcctagaaacatcaccaaaggcaagggaagcaagggcaaaaatgaactattggaacttcatcaagataaaaagctttttgcacagcaaaaaaaaccagaacaaaaccaaaagacaaacgacagaatgggagaagatatttgcaaatgacatatcagataaagggctagtacccaaaatctacaaagaacttaacaaactcaacacccaaagaacaaataatgcagtcaaaaaatgggcagaagacatgaacagacatttctccaaagaagacatccaaatggccaacagacataagtaaaagtactcaacatcactcaatatcagggaaatacaaatcaaaaccacaaggatggcaaggatgcggagggaggggaaccctcctacactattgctgggaatgcaagctggtgcagccactctggaaaacagcgtggaggttcctcaaaaagttgaaaatagagctactctataacccagcaattgcactactgggtatttaccctaaagatacaaatgtagtgatctgacggggcatgtgcacctgaaagtttatagcagtaatgtccacaatagccaagctttggaaagagcctagatgtccatcaacagatgaacggataaagaagatgtggcatatatctacaatggaatactatgcagccatcaaaattaaaatcttgccatttggaacaacatggatggaagtagagggtattatgctaagtgaaataggtcaatcagagaaagacaataatatgatctcatttatgtggaatttgagaagcaaggcagaggatcatagggggaaagtgggaaaaaatgaaacaagatgaaagcagagagggaggcaaaccataagagatccTTAATtttacagaacaaactgagggttgctggaggggagtggagtggtaggaatggggtggctggatgatggacattgggaggatatgtgctatggtgagcactgtgaattgtgtaagactgatgaatcacagacctgtacccctgaaacaaataatatattttatgtaaataaaaaattttaaaattaaaaagaagaagaagagcaacacAAAACAATGCATAAGCGAAGGACCAATAGGCCATGTGTCTGTTTCCTCCAGGTGTCCCTACGGCTCTGCTAGTGCTTGCACTCCTCTTCTTTGCAGCTGCAGCTGGTCTGGCAATTTGCTATGTCAAAAGGTGGGTTTATTGGCACATTGTTGGTCTTATAATCTATGTCACATCCCTATCTCGTGTTTTTCTAAGGTTGTTGTTAGCATTTTCTTGGTCAAAACAGAAATGATAGTCTCCTTATATTATAAATTTTCTCCCTCATCTCACCTTTCCTCCCACCACCCAATCTTTCCTACTATTTCAGCTCATGCATGTCACCCAGCCTTTACAAACAGGTCAGTGCAATCCCTTTGAAAAATCAAGAGATAAAAAGAACAGACTGACATCTAGAGGAAAAATATAGGTTTTATTTTGATTCTCAATTCTTTGTTTTCGGTGGGAGGGTTATGAGGCCAGCCTCAAGTATAGCCTGCAAACTTACCGTCTCATCTAAATGAATCCACTAAAGTGGGGATGCATTAACGTATTTGAGTGTGCATGTGTTCGAATCTCTCTGAAATAAAGGTATCCAGTGTACTGTGCTAATACGGACTATCACAAAGTGTTATCTATTGCCATATGTGTTACATATAAATGTCTcactttaattttataattatgccTATAGGTATGTGAAGAACTTTCCTTTTACAAACAAGAATCAGCAGAAGGAAATGATTGAAACCAAAGTAGTAAAGGAGGAGAAGGCTGATGACAGCAACTCTAATGAGGAATCaaagaaaactgataaaaagCCAGAAGAGCCCAAGAGTCCACCCAAAACTACAGTACGATGCCTGGAAGCTGAAgtttagaagagaaagaaatgagaggacACACCAAGGCTGATTTCTTTCCTGATACATATCCTGGccccagatgaggaaacttaaAGGGCTGAAGAACCAAACAAGAAAGTCCACCCTTGGTTCCTAAATGGAATCAACTCAGGGCTACCTTTGGACTATGGAATTCACCAAATGAAATTCCCTTTTTCTTACTGCAATCCTTTCTGGATCCTATCCTCCTACCTCCAAAGCTTCTGACAGCCTTTCTAGCCTGGCTATGTCCTAATAATATCTCTGTGGGAGAAAGGAGCTTCGCAAAGCACAGGGACCTAAAACAGCTAAtcagaacacattaataaagagGCTTCTTGGTTGGCTGAGAATAGGTAAGTTGAAAACCAAGAAACCACCGAGACCAAGGCTTTCCTCTATCGATTCCACAGGCCAGATCATTTCTTCACTCTGGAAACATAATACACATCATCGGGCATGCCCTTCTGAGCCAGGCaagaacaaaagaaggaaagaaaagttcaGCAGCTGAAGGCCAGGGAGATTCCCATGACTTGAGACCTGATCTCTGTAAAGCCAAAATaagtagagaaaaaagaatgaggccAAGGATGTTGCCAGCATATTGTCAGCAGGGACTATAACTACAGATAGGGTCAAAGTAGTCATCTTTAAATAATCGGAGTTGGAATCACTTTTtagaatacacacacacttttcttttctttttcttgctgctATTTCCTCTAGAAGTATACACTTTTATAAGGAACCAAAACGAATCTATTACAACTTTTTACTTTTATCAAGTTTTATCTGAGAAATTACTGAGGAAAATTACTGTGttaaaaagcagtaaaatttgacaaacatttattgaatatgtcAGGTGCTGGGTAAGGTATTACATTCTATAACTGAATGTTATTTATCGAAAACTTGTATACAGTAAAATGTATGAAGctaattttttcagttttgataCCCCTAGCTTATCTTCTTGCAAAACTAATTTTTTACTAAGACTAAtctattcattattttctctACCATGGCAGCCATTATAACcttaatttattattaacatacCTAAAAAGTACATTATTACCTCTATACACTGaagcacattttttaaatgtcattaacAAATGTATCACCAGTTCTCCTTTTTCAGCAAAAAAATGCCCAAGAGATACAGAGATAtttgtgtcaaaaaaataaaagtattcagaAAAGTTCTTTGCTCTCTTATTTACATAGATACATTATACGTTTCACACAAAATTGAAGTAATCTGTTTTTTGCAAGACAAAAGAGGGACTATTTTGgttgttgaaaaacaaacatttgtaaACCACGAAGTATATATATCACCATATGGGGCTATTCTTGCTTCAGGTGGTCTTATTTTAAGTCAGTCAAGTATACACACATAAACAGTCCTTTACTCAGGATTTGGGTCCTACATTACAATCCATTTCAGAGTTCACAGGGAGATGCGGGTGCAGGATTGTTATTTGTCCTATTTCTCtagctttctctttccctctctctggttTTC
Coding sequences within:
- the LYVE1 gene encoding lymphatic vessel endothelial hyaluronic acid receptor 1; this translates as MAKCFSLVLLLASIWTTRLLVTSLRVEELSTSGPCRIMGVTLVNKRAAQQLNFAEAQEACKLMGLTLASKDQVEAAWRFGFETCSYGWVADKFLVIPRILPNPKCGKNGTGVLIWRNSVSKKFLAYCYNSSDIWINSCLPEIITTNDPIFNSEEATYTTETVSDSAYSASATDVPYSATPTLAPTSARASTSPKRRRKLICVTEGFVETSTVSTAIETESYIENKAAFKNGATGFGGVPTALLVLALLFFAAAAGLAICYVKRYVKNFPFTNKNQQKEMIETKVVKEEKADDSNSNEESKKTDKKPEEPKSPPKTTVRCLEAEV